The Streptomyces sp. B3I8 nucleotide sequence CACGCCGCGCACGGCGCGTACGGCGCACATGACGCCCACACCAGCGTCTACAACGGGATGCCCGCCCTCGACCTCGGCGAGCAGGGCTGGGAGTCCCCGTGGAGCGGCCCGAACGGCGGTCAGTGCGTGCAGACCAAGCAACTCTCCGACGGCAGGGTCGCGGTGCGGCAGTCGACCGATCCGGCCGGGCCCGCCCTGATCTACACCCCGCAGGAGATGGCCGCGTTCGTCGCGGGCGTCAAGCGGGGTCTCGCCGACCACCTGGCCGCAGGCTGACGGACCGACCACGTCGGTCCCCGCACGGGGACCACACCGGGACCACGCCGGGACCACGCCGAACGGAACCGCACCGCACCGCACAGACCTGCACCGAAAGGGACAGAGGGAAGGGACGAAATGAACACCTCGCACACGGCCCGGGAGATAGACACCAGCCGGCCCCACTCCGCCCGGATGTACGACTACTACCTCGGCGGCAAGGACCACTTCGAGGTCGACAAGAAGGCCGCCGAGGCCGTCGCGGAGGCCTACCCCGGCATCTTCGTGTGCGCCCGTGAGAACCGCGCCTTCATGCACCGCGCCACCCGGGTGCTCGCCCGGGAGCACGGCATCCGCCAGTGGCTGGACATCGGCACCGGCATCCCCACCGAGCCGAACCTGCACCAGGTGGCCCAGTCGGTGGTCCCGGAGGCCCGGGTCGTCTACGCCGACAACGACCCCCTGGTGCTGAAGTACGCCGAGCGGCTGATGCGCAGCAGCCCGCAGGGGCGGACCACG carries:
- a CDS encoding DUF397 domain-containing protein, yielding MPALDLGEQGWESPWSGPNGGQCVQTKQLSDGRVAVRQSTDPAGPALIYTPQEMAAFVAGVKRGLADHLAAG